In a genomic window of Sutcliffiella sp. FSL R7-0096:
- the ilvN gene encoding acetolactate synthase small subunit, with product MKRTLSLLVNNQLGVLNRLTNLFLRKGLNIESLAVAPVNESCISLMTIVVNVVEEQEVEKIKLQLDKQIDVIQITDISEQIALTN from the coding sequence ATGAAGCGAACATTATCGCTCCTAGTAAACAATCAGCTTGGGGTATTGAACCGATTGACCAATTTGTTTTTGCGAAAGGGATTAAACATTGAAAGCCTGGCAGTAGCACCTGTCAACGAATCCTGCATTTCCCTCATGACAATCGTCGTTAACGTGGTCGAGGAGCAAGAAGTGGAGAAAATAAAGCTTCAACTAGACAAACAGATCGATGTCATCCAAATCACCGACATATCCGAGCAAATCGCTCTTACGAATTAA